In Macrobrachium nipponense isolate FS-2020 chromosome 30, ASM1510439v2, whole genome shotgun sequence, a genomic segment contains:
- the LOC135202400 gene encoding cytochrome P450 2L1-like, whose product MVLQVILAGLLLAVMVLTIWPRKPPGIPPGLWGWPLIGALPSTDVAIADQVKELRKKYGDIISWRLGSRLFIYLCNFKLIKTVFSRADVTDRPDFYSVRSITQLQEGGIVNANGQLWLNNRRFTLRHLKDLGMGKSHLGEAIEKEAQFLVEDFKKYLNKPTSLPWSINVAVLNVLWQMMAGIRYNISDEKITKFSKIVYEGSLGFEGTVFLLDIFPRLESLLPFAVKSWLGMNRIYESTAKINDFIRSEIVESHVKTFDPGNPKDYIDAYFLEMEGQKNDPNSTMSLEDLCHTLTDLFGAGSITTAMTIKWAVLYLAKYPEVQKKAQEKIDLVVPRNVLPSLDQKDKLPYIEALCYEILRLTTLATMGMPHSNEKDIELDGYRIPKNSVLIGHLECCNKDPAYWERPEDLYPEHFLDENGKLSSKREGFLPFSVGKRLCVGESLARMELYVFLAALIQNFTFTAPEGEKLSTEKNPTERILAVPQPFNIIITQRG is encoded by the exons GGTTGTGGGGATGGCCACTGATTGGGGCTCTGCCTTCCACTGATGTCGCGATAGCTGATCAAGTTAAGGAACTGAGGAAAAAATATGGGGATATCATATC GTGGCGGTTGGGAAGTCGTCTCTTCATTTACCTGTGCAATTTCAAGCTTATTAAAACTGTCTTCTCGAGGGCTGACGTCACAGACAGACCCGACTTCTACAGTGTCAGGTCTATTACACAACTCCAGGAAGGGG GCATCGTCAACGCTAACGGACAGCTATGGCTGAACAACAGAAGATTCACTCTGCGCCACCTGAAGGACCTGGGAATGGGCAAATCTCACCTGGGAGAGGCCATCGAAAAGGAGGCCCAGTTTCTGGTTGAGGATTTCAAGAAATACCTCAACAAACCGACTTCCTTACCCTGGTCGATCAACGTGGCTGTTCTCAACGTACTCTGGCAGATGATGGCGG GAATCCGTTACAACATCAGCGATGAAAAGATCACGAAATTCAGCAAAATAGTTTACGAAGGATCCTTGGGATTTGAAGGAACAGTGTTCCTACTGGACATCTTCCCTCGACTGGAATCGTTGCTCCCTTTCGCTGTCAAGTCGTGGCTGGGAATGAACCGTATTTACGAAAGTACTGCCAAAATCAACGATTTCATTCGG AGTGAAATTGTGGAGAGCCACGTCAAAACTTTCGACCCAGGTAACCCAAAAGACTACATTGACGCATATTTTCTAGAAATGGAGGGGCAGAAGAACGACCCAAACTCCACCATGAGCT TGGAAGATCTCTGCCACACGCTGACTGACCTCTTTGGAGCAGGGAGCATAACTACCGCCATGACGATCAAATGGGCCGTTTTGTACCTGGCCAAATATCCAGAGGTTCAAAAGAAAGCGCAGGAGAAAATCGATCTCGTTGTACCCCGAAATGTGCTGCCATCCCTCGACCAGAAAGATAA ACTCCCATATATAGAAGCGCTATGTTATGAGATTCTGAGGCTGACAACTCTTGCCACTATGGGGATGCCTCACAGCAACGAGAAAGACATCGAGCTTGATGGGTATAGGATTCCTAAG AACTCTGTGCTGATAGGCCACCTGGAATGCTGCAACAAAGACCCAGCTTACTGGGAGAGGCCCGAAGACCTCTACCCAGAGCACTTCCTGGATGAGAATGGAAAGCTCTCTTCCAAGAGGGAAGGTTTCCTTCCCTTCTCGGTGGGGAAGCGCCTGTGCGTCGGCGAGTCCTTGGCGCGCATGGAACTCTATGTATTCTTGGCAGCTCTCATCCAGAATTTCACATTCACTGCACCGGAGGGAGAGAAGTTATCCACCGAGAAGAATCCCACTGAGAGAATTCTTGCAGTTCCACAGCCTTTCAATATCATCATCACACAAAGAGGATAA